Proteins from a single region of Streptomyces sp. Tu 3180:
- a CDS encoding SpdD protein produces the protein MFRPKLPDVPTPPTTTVTHQQTQAPVPSAGRPVAPYVGIGAGAVAAVVVVGVVLTALLAAVAVSAVSVAIAAVVLRSLVNGAHKH, from the coding sequence GTGTTCCGTCCCAAGCTGCCCGACGTCCCGACTCCGCCGACGACCACCGTCACGCATCAGCAGACGCAGGCTCCGGTTCCCTCGGCCGGTCGTCCGGTCGCTCCGTACGTGGGCATCGGTGCCGGCGCGGTCGCCGCCGTGGTCGTCGTCGGGGTCGTGCTCACCGCGCTCCTGGCGGCGGTCGCCGTCTCGGCCGTGTCCGTGGCCATCGCCGCCGTGGTCCTGCGCTCGCTCGTCAACGGCGCACACAAGCACTGA
- a CDS encoding replication initiator — MLASLGTLPELGRQLSGLGGCTRPVRLDGHRTEYAVDRTTGEIGRVLHHLDSSALPAGQLLVRCNNRRATRCVACAETYRRDTYHLITAGLRGGKGTPERVATHPRVFATFTAPGFGPVHNRPSGDRPCRCGIRHDDQDPALGTPLDPDTYDYEAAVLWNAHAGALWQRFSIYLRREVAKRAGLTQRAFRDHARVSFAKVAEYQKRGAVHFHAIIRLDGPDGGETAPPAWATAELLTDAIRAAAAAVRVDGPEIDGRPHTFVFGRQLDVRPIRSADFDDDQNLTERAVAAYVAKYATKGAETATGTLDRPIRFLAELAQARITDHARRMIRTAWTLGARPELADLRLRAWAHMLGFRGHFSTKSRRYSTTLGALRDARAEWRRAQAAPAVDTGQETTLVLAHWVFAGTGLSGAESWLAATLEPAPGTEGEPTA, encoded by the coding sequence ATGCTGGCCTCCCTCGGCACCCTGCCCGAGCTGGGCCGCCAACTGTCCGGCCTGGGCGGCTGCACCCGCCCGGTACGCCTCGACGGCCACCGCACCGAATACGCGGTGGACCGGACGACCGGGGAGATCGGCCGCGTCCTGCACCACCTGGACTCCTCCGCCCTCCCGGCCGGCCAGCTCCTCGTCCGCTGCAACAACCGCCGCGCCACCCGGTGCGTGGCCTGCGCCGAGACCTACCGCCGCGACACCTACCACCTGATCACCGCCGGACTCCGCGGCGGCAAGGGCACCCCCGAACGGGTCGCCACCCACCCGCGCGTCTTCGCCACCTTCACCGCCCCCGGCTTCGGCCCTGTCCACAACCGCCCCTCCGGTGATCGCCCCTGCCGCTGCGGCATCCGCCACGACGACCAGGACCCGGCCCTGGGCACGCCCCTCGACCCGGACACGTACGACTACGAAGCGGCCGTGCTGTGGAATGCGCACGCCGGGGCCCTCTGGCAACGCTTCTCGATCTACCTCCGCCGGGAGGTCGCCAAGCGAGCCGGCCTCACCCAGCGGGCCTTCCGGGACCATGCCCGGGTCTCCTTCGCCAAGGTGGCCGAATACCAGAAGCGTGGCGCCGTCCACTTCCACGCGATCATCCGCCTCGACGGCCCCGACGGCGGCGAGACCGCGCCCCCGGCCTGGGCAACGGCCGAGCTGCTGACCGACGCCATCCGCGCCGCCGCTGCTGCCGTCCGCGTCGACGGCCCGGAGATCGACGGCCGGCCGCACACCTTCGTCTTCGGCCGACAGCTCGACGTCCGCCCGATCCGCTCTGCCGACTTCGACGACGACCAAAACCTGACCGAGCGGGCCGTAGCGGCGTACGTCGCCAAGTACGCCACCAAGGGCGCCGAGACGGCGACGGGCACCCTCGACCGGCCGATCCGCTTCCTCGCCGAACTGGCACAAGCGAGGATCACCGACCATGCCCGACGCATGATCCGCACCGCCTGGACCCTGGGCGCACGCCCCGAGCTGGCAGACCTCCGCCTGCGGGCCTGGGCCCACATGCTCGGCTTCCGCGGCCACTTCTCCACCAAATCCCGCCGCTACTCCACCACCCTCGGCGCCCTCCGCGACGCCCGCGCTGAATGGCGCCGCGCCCAAGCCGCTCCGGCCGTCGACACCGGCCAGGAAACGACTCTCGTCCTCGCGCACTGGGTCTTCGCCGGAACCGGCCTCTCCGGCGCTGAGAGCTGGCTCGCCGCCACCCTCGAACCCGCTCCCGGAACGGAAGGAGAGCCGACCGCATGA
- a CDS encoding excisionase family DNA-binding protein → MNDRYLPVDQVAELLGTSVRFPRRLIEERRIRYVKIGRHVRIPASAVEEFITSHTVEPRRRPRARYGRAA, encoded by the coding sequence ATGAACGACCGCTACCTGCCCGTGGACCAGGTCGCCGAGCTGCTCGGCACCTCTGTCCGCTTCCCCCGGCGGCTCATCGAGGAGCGGCGCATCCGGTACGTGAAGATCGGCCGACACGTCCGCATCCCGGCGAGTGCGGTGGAGGAGTTCATCACGTCCCACACGGTGGAGCCGCGTCGGCGGCCCCGTGCTCGGTACGGGAGGGCTGCCTGA
- a CDS encoding tyrosine-type recombinase/integrase, whose amino-acid sequence MANSRGRRRRFGAIRRLPSGRYQARYPGPDGVMRPAPFTFETMADADDWLAEKQTEIRRGEWRDPEAGAVGFRAYADKWVEERELAPLTRDLYRYLLDKHLTAFADLDLDEITAPRVREWRAERLRITGAKTITAKAYRLLKAIMETAVDDELIPRNPCRIKGAGKEKAAERRIATVAQVDALANAVGMRWRLMVYLGAYGPMRPEELAGLRRRDVDVDTLRVRIRLAEPERMNGRRVQGGTKSEAGTRTVILPAFLRRELRWHLESYAEPGPDGLVFVGEKGAPFRRSTFGRKWRRAREVVGMPEGFRFYDLRHTGHTLSTRSGATLKDTMVRAGQSSEKAALIYQHSDDERQEEVAAGLDATVRRARAAAARKAAEERSGTDLARGE is encoded by the coding sequence ATGGCCAACAGCAGGGGCAGGCGCCGCCGTTTCGGTGCGATCAGGCGGCTGCCTTCCGGTCGGTACCAGGCCCGCTATCCCGGCCCGGATGGCGTGATGCGCCCGGCTCCCTTCACCTTCGAGACGATGGCCGATGCGGATGACTGGCTCGCCGAGAAGCAGACCGAGATCCGCCGCGGCGAGTGGAGGGATCCTGAGGCGGGCGCGGTGGGCTTCCGGGCCTACGCCGACAAGTGGGTGGAGGAGCGCGAGTTGGCTCCGCTGACCCGGGACCTCTACCGCTACCTCCTCGACAAGCACCTGACCGCCTTCGCAGACCTGGACCTGGACGAGATCACCGCACCCCGCGTCCGTGAGTGGCGGGCCGAACGGCTGCGGATTACGGGCGCCAAGACGATCACCGCGAAGGCGTACCGGCTCCTGAAGGCCATCATGGAAACGGCCGTCGACGACGAGCTGATCCCACGCAACCCGTGCCGGATCAAGGGCGCCGGCAAGGAGAAGGCGGCCGAGCGGCGCATTGCCACCGTCGCCCAGGTCGACGCCCTCGCCAATGCCGTGGGGATGCGGTGGCGACTCATGGTGTACCTCGGCGCCTACGGGCCGATGCGACCGGAAGAGCTGGCCGGCCTCCGTCGCCGGGACGTCGACGTCGACACCCTCCGCGTCCGGATCCGCCTCGCCGAGCCGGAGCGGATGAACGGGCGGCGCGTCCAAGGCGGGACCAAGTCGGAGGCCGGGACCCGGACTGTGATTCTTCCCGCGTTCCTCCGCCGGGAGCTCCGGTGGCACCTGGAGTCGTACGCCGAGCCGGGGCCGGACGGGTTGGTCTTCGTGGGGGAGAAGGGGGCACCCTTCCGGCGCAGCACCTTCGGGCGGAAGTGGCGGCGGGCGCGGGAGGTCGTCGGCATGCCCGAGGGCTTCCGGTTCTACGACCTCCGGCACACCGGGCACACGCTCTCCACCCGGTCGGGCGCCACCCTCAAGGACACGATGGTCCGCGCCGGGCAGTCCTCCGAGAAGGCCGCGCTGATCTACCAGCACTCCGACGACGAGCGTCAGGAAGAGGTTGCCGCCGGCCTCGACGCGACCGTCCGGAGGGCTCGGGCCGCCGCTGCCCGGAAGGCTGCCGAGGAGCGTTCTGGCACGGATCTGGCACGCGGCGAGTGA
- the dcd gene encoding dCTP deaminase has translation MLLSDKDIRAEIDAGRVRIDPYDASMVQPSSIDVRLDRYFRVFENHRYPHIDPSVEQADLTRLVEPEGDEPFILHPGEFVLASTYEVITLPDDLASRLEGKSSLGRLGLVTHSTAGFIDPGFSGHVTLELSNLATLPIKLWPGMKIGQLCMFRLSSPAESPYGSERYGSRYQGQRGPTASRSYLNFHRTQV, from the coding sequence GTGCTTCTCTCAGACAAGGACATCCGGGCCGAGATCGACGCCGGGCGGGTGCGGATCGATCCCTACGACGCATCCATGGTGCAGCCGTCCAGCATCGACGTACGTCTCGACCGCTACTTCCGGGTGTTCGAGAATCACCGGTACCCCCACATCGACCCGTCCGTCGAGCAGGCGGACCTGACCCGGCTCGTGGAGCCGGAGGGGGACGAACCGTTCATCCTGCACCCGGGCGAGTTCGTGCTGGCCAGTACGTACGAGGTCATCACGCTGCCCGACGACCTCGCGTCGCGGCTGGAGGGAAAGAGCTCGCTGGGGCGGCTCGGACTCGTCACCCACTCCACCGCCGGGTTCATCGACCCCGGCTTCTCCGGGCACGTGACCCTCGAGCTCAGCAATCTCGCGACCCTGCCGATCAAGCTGTGGCCCGGCATGAAGATCGGCCAGCTGTGCATGTTCCGGCTCAGCTCGCCCGCCGAGTCCCCGTACGGCAGCGAGCGGTACGGATCCCGGTACCAGGGGCAGCGCGGGCCCACCGCCTCGCGGTCCTACCTCAACTTCCACCGGACGCAGGTGTGA
- a CDS encoding phosphoribosyltransferase, with the protein MSGARENLTYEQFGVAVRELAQAIADDGYRPDVVLSIARGGVFVAGGLAYALDCKNIHLVNVEFYTGVGTTLEMPVMLAPVPNAIDFTDKKVLIADDVADTGKTLKLVRDFCLDAVAEVRSAVVYEKTQSLVKCEYVWKRTDDWINFPWSVLPPVHGAGEAARPNTEAL; encoded by the coding sequence GTGAGCGGGGCGCGGGAGAACCTGACCTACGAGCAGTTCGGGGTGGCCGTGCGCGAGCTCGCGCAGGCCATCGCCGACGACGGGTACCGGCCGGACGTGGTGCTGAGCATCGCGCGCGGCGGTGTCTTCGTCGCCGGCGGGCTCGCCTACGCGCTCGACTGCAAGAACATCCACCTGGTGAACGTCGAGTTCTACACGGGGGTGGGGACCACGCTCGAGATGCCGGTCATGCTCGCGCCGGTGCCCAACGCCATCGACTTCACCGACAAGAAGGTGCTGATCGCGGACGACGTCGCCGACACCGGCAAGACGCTCAAGCTCGTGCGCGACTTCTGCCTCGACGCCGTCGCCGAGGTGCGCAGCGCCGTGGTCTACGAGAAGACGCAGTCACTGGTGAAGTGCGAGTACGTCTGGAAGCGGACCGACGACTGGATCAACTTCCCGTGGAGCGTCCTGCCCCCAGTGCACGGGGCGGGGGAAGCGGCCAGGCCGAACACGGAAGCCCTCTGA
- a CDS encoding STAS domain-containing protein, translated as MIQYEWRGAWVVAAQGSYDMQSIKPLADALTTAAKEHPKVVLDASGITFADSSLLNLLALTHREAALRVAAPARQLQRVLELTGMDTVLEVRDTLEEAAA; from the coding sequence GTGATCCAGTACGAATGGCGCGGCGCCTGGGTCGTCGCCGCACAGGGTTCCTACGACATGCAGTCGATCAAGCCCCTGGCGGACGCGCTGACCACCGCCGCCAAGGAGCACCCGAAGGTCGTCCTGGACGCCTCCGGCATCACCTTCGCGGACTCGTCCCTCCTCAACCTGCTGGCCCTCACCCACCGGGAGGCCGCCCTGCGCGTGGCCGCGCCGGCACGGCAGCTCCAGCGGGTCCTCGAGCTCACCGGGATGGACACCGTCCTGGAGGTACGGGACACGCTGGAGGAAGCCGCCGCCTAG
- a CDS encoding helix-turn-helix domain-containing protein, protein MVGVPESHTGWTFITNHARVLAAIADNPNVRIRDIAARCRLTERAVQRIITDLERDGYLSHTRDGRTNTYRIEPGKVLRHPAEAGLSVASLLSLLVQDETDRTGTPTGTPSRLVDAGDAR, encoded by the coding sequence ATGGTCGGAGTGCCCGAATCCCACACCGGATGGACGTTCATCACCAACCACGCGCGCGTCCTGGCGGCCATCGCCGACAACCCGAACGTCCGGATCCGTGACATCGCCGCCCGCTGCCGGCTCACGGAGCGTGCCGTCCAGCGGATCATCACCGATCTGGAGCGGGACGGCTACCTCTCCCACACCCGCGACGGACGCACGAACACCTACCGCATCGAGCCGGGCAAGGTGCTGCGCCACCCCGCGGAAGCGGGACTCTCCGTGGCCTCCCTGCTGTCCCTGCTCGTACAGGACGAGACCGACCGCACCGGCACGCCCACCGGTACGCCGTCACGCCTGGTGGACGCCGGCGACGCGCGGTAG
- a CDS encoding Yip1 family protein: MSQLGRKAGPERRGPAHERPGPGTFEDVAGFRIGRGRDNNGAPHARPQHPPYGQQTPQGPSYGYPQAPQPYPQQPSYGNGGGPWPHADGGHGGPGGHGAGYGGHGEPEYFGDGAHPHGAQGPHDPYAANNPGHTQAFSIGEDPYHQGETYRAGSAPSPGPVGPRLRWKELLKGIVLSPAQTFLRMRDYTMWGPALVVTFLYGLLAVFGFDTAREDAISATLSNAVPIVLTTAVAMVLSAFVLGVVTHTLARQLGGDGAWQPTVALSMLIMSITDAPRLVFAMFAGGDATFVQLLGWATWVAAGALLTVMVSRSHDLPWPKALGASAIQLVALLSIVKLGTF, translated from the coding sequence ATGTCACAGCTCGGCCGCAAAGCCGGGCCCGAACGCCGGGGCCCGGCACACGAACGCCCGGGACCAGGTACGTTCGAGGACGTGGCTGGATTCAGGATCGGACGCGGCCGGGACAACAACGGCGCTCCTCACGCGCGACCGCAACACCCCCCGTACGGACAGCAGACGCCGCAGGGGCCGTCGTACGGCTACCCGCAGGCGCCTCAGCCGTACCCGCAGCAGCCGTCGTACGGCAACGGCGGCGGCCCATGGCCGCACGCGGACGGCGGGCACGGCGGACCCGGGGGACACGGCGCCGGTTACGGCGGTCACGGCGAACCCGAGTACTTCGGCGACGGCGCGCACCCGCACGGCGCCCAGGGCCCGCACGACCCGTACGCGGCCAACAACCCGGGCCACACCCAGGCGTTCTCGATCGGCGAGGACCCCTACCACCAGGGCGAGACCTACCGCGCCGGCTCCGCCCCGTCCCCCGGCCCGGTCGGCCCCCGCCTGCGCTGGAAGGAACTGCTCAAGGGCATCGTCCTGTCCCCCGCCCAGACGTTCCTCCGGATGCGCGACTACACGATGTGGGGCCCCGCCCTCGTCGTCACCTTCCTCTACGGCCTGCTCGCCGTCTTCGGCTTCGACACGGCCCGCGAGGACGCGATCAGCGCCACGCTGTCGAACGCCGTGCCGATCGTCCTGACGACGGCCGTCGCGATGGTGCTCAGCGCCTTCGTCCTGGGCGTGGTCACCCACACCCTGGCCCGTCAGCTCGGCGGCGACGGCGCCTGGCAGCCCACGGTCGCCCTGTCCATGCTGATCATGTCCATCACGGACGCGCCCCGCCTGGTGTTCGCCATGTTCGCGGGCGGCGACGCCACCTTCGTCCAGCTCCTCGGCTGGGCCACCTGGGTGGCGGCCGGCGCCCTGCTCACCGTGATGGTCAGCCGCTCCCACGACCTCCCCTGGCCGAAGGCCCTGGGCGCGTCGGCGATCCAGCTGGTCGCACTGCTGTCGATCGTGAAGCTCGGCACGTTCTGA
- a CDS encoding FG-GAP and VCBS repeat-containing protein: protein MTPTPPAPRRTARLRLTAVAAAAALTGGLLALAAPPAAAAPSGPAADFNGDGYRDVAVAAPLAKIDGKSGAGYVAVVYGTAGGLKTSGRQIISQATTGIPGVPESGDYFGDRLTTGDLDGDGYTDLVVGVHAERVGSTDEHGALTVIWGGASGLKTATDLASPLPEHRNELGWSVAAGDFDGDGDTDLAAANLALPELNVFEGPFTRTGRATGLVGIDTYEQTGINTDRLVAGDVTGDGASDLLVMGGEEITDGYRTRSVLYRGSATGLEPGSKLAGGYAAVIADVDKDGYGDVVTGNFMEKSTDEPNGGHGGAVTVTYGASGGLSTRTPVRITQDTTNVPGTAETGDRFGWSLSAGDTDGDGYADIAVGAESETVGSARWAGSVTVLRGSASGLTGTGAKSFTQNTSGVPGTAETEDHFGSAVHLTDADGNGRAELVASAPAENAGAGSVWLLKSATSGITATGATSFGAGTLGAPSGLAALGDVLAG from the coding sequence ATGACCCCGACGCCCCCGGCGCCCCGCCGCACGGCCCGGCTCCGCCTCACCGCCGTGGCGGCCGCCGCCGCGCTGACCGGCGGCCTGCTCGCCCTGGCGGCCCCGCCGGCCGCCGCCGCCCCCTCCGGCCCGGCCGCCGACTTCAACGGCGACGGCTACCGCGACGTCGCCGTCGCCGCCCCCCTCGCCAAGATCGACGGCAAGTCCGGCGCCGGATACGTCGCCGTCGTCTACGGCACCGCGGGCGGTCTGAAGACCTCCGGGCGCCAGATCATCAGCCAGGCCACCACCGGCATCCCCGGCGTCCCCGAGTCGGGCGACTACTTCGGCGACCGCCTCACCACCGGCGACCTGGACGGCGACGGCTACACGGACCTCGTCGTGGGCGTGCACGCCGAGCGCGTCGGCTCCACCGACGAGCACGGCGCCCTCACCGTGATCTGGGGCGGCGCGAGCGGCCTGAAGACCGCCACCGACCTCGCCTCCCCGCTGCCCGAGCACCGCAACGAGCTGGGCTGGTCCGTGGCCGCCGGCGACTTCGACGGCGACGGCGACACCGACCTGGCCGCCGCCAACCTCGCCCTGCCCGAGCTGAACGTCTTCGAGGGCCCCTTCACCCGCACCGGCCGGGCCACCGGGCTCGTCGGCATCGACACCTACGAGCAGACCGGCATCAACACCGACCGCCTCGTCGCCGGCGACGTCACCGGCGACGGCGCGAGCGACCTGCTGGTCATGGGCGGGGAGGAGATCACCGACGGCTACCGCACCCGCAGCGTCCTCTACCGGGGCTCGGCCACCGGCCTCGAGCCCGGCAGCAAGCTCGCGGGCGGCTACGCGGCCGTCATCGCCGACGTCGACAAGGACGGCTACGGCGACGTCGTCACCGGCAACTTCATGGAGAAGTCCACCGACGAGCCGAACGGCGGCCACGGCGGCGCGGTCACCGTCACCTACGGCGCGTCCGGCGGCCTGAGCACCCGCACCCCGGTCCGCATCACCCAGGACACCACCAACGTCCCGGGCACCGCCGAGACCGGCGACCGCTTCGGCTGGAGCCTGTCGGCCGGCGACACCGACGGCGACGGCTACGCCGACATCGCGGTCGGCGCCGAGAGCGAGACCGTCGGCTCGGCCAGGTGGGCGGGCTCCGTCACCGTGCTGCGCGGCTCCGCGTCCGGGCTGACCGGCACCGGCGCCAAGTCGTTCACCCAGAACACCTCGGGCGTGCCCGGCACCGCCGAGACCGAGGACCACTTCGGCTCCGCCGTCCACCTCACGGACGCCGACGGCAACGGCCGGGCGGAGCTGGTGGCGAGCGCGCCGGCCGAGAACGCCGGGGCCGGCTCCGTCTGGCTGCTGAAGTCCGCCACGTCCGGCATCACCGCCACCGGCGCCACGTCCTTCGGCGCCGGCACGCTGGGCGCCCCCTCGGGCCTCGCCGCCCTCGGCGACGTCCTGGCGGGCTGA
- a CDS encoding VCBS repeat-containing protein yields MRLRTAATALVAATLTPFVLTVPAAHAATAAAPYDFNGDGRADLAIGAPGATVAGKAKAGAVSVVHSGTGGPKTSTRTLLTQNTAGIPGSAEADDAFGTSVTSADLDRDGYADLVVGTPGEDTSDDTNDGVATIVWGSASGLSGARTVHNFAHSSHDRYGLSLAAGDFDADGHPDIAVGATGSTLLTVVPGPITRSGAWPAGGSSHGLSGYTGSHGVPHLSSGDVTGEGFDSLVVHGRWSGGDTATQLADARVDNFGDWMDYLPPGQVSAVGDIDGDGHADIAVGNDREPSADAYGALGGRVTIVYGGPEGRDGNRPEVVLTQDTAGVPGASEAGDRFGSGLALGDVDGDGYADLAVGAAGENGGAGSVTVLYGSASGLTTKGSASFTQSTAGVPGTSEQGDLFGTRVVLTDHTGDHRADLSLSAPGENSGDGSVWSLRGTATGPTTTGATSFGPAATGVSTTGSPRFGTALGG; encoded by the coding sequence GTGCGCCTGCGCACCGCCGCGACCGCACTCGTCGCGGCCACCCTGACCCCGTTCGTCCTCACCGTGCCCGCCGCGCACGCCGCCACGGCCGCCGCCCCGTACGACTTCAACGGCGACGGCCGCGCCGACCTGGCGATCGGCGCGCCCGGCGCCACCGTCGCCGGCAAGGCCAAGGCGGGCGCCGTGTCCGTCGTCCACAGCGGCACCGGCGGCCCCAAGACCTCGACCAGGACCCTCCTCACCCAGAACACCGCCGGCATCCCCGGCAGCGCCGAGGCCGACGACGCGTTCGGCACCTCCGTGACCTCCGCCGACCTCGACCGCGACGGCTACGCCGACCTGGTCGTCGGCACCCCCGGCGAGGACACCAGTGACGACACCAACGACGGCGTCGCCACCATCGTCTGGGGATCCGCCTCCGGCCTGTCCGGCGCCCGCACGGTGCACAACTTCGCCCACTCCAGCCACGACCGCTACGGCCTGTCCCTCGCCGCGGGCGACTTCGACGCCGACGGCCACCCGGACATCGCCGTCGGCGCCACCGGCTCGACGCTGCTCACCGTCGTTCCCGGCCCCATCACCCGGTCCGGCGCGTGGCCCGCCGGCGGTTCGTCGCACGGACTGTCCGGTTACACCGGCTCCCACGGCGTCCCGCACCTCTCCTCCGGAGACGTCACCGGGGAGGGCTTCGACTCGCTCGTCGTCCACGGCCGGTGGAGCGGCGGCGACACCGCCACCCAGCTGGCGGACGCCCGGGTCGACAACTTCGGCGACTGGATGGATTACCTGCCCCCCGGTCAGGTCTCCGCCGTCGGCGACATCGACGGCGACGGCCACGCGGACATCGCCGTCGGCAACGACCGGGAGCCCTCCGCCGACGCCTACGGCGCACTCGGCGGCCGGGTCACCATCGTCTACGGCGGCCCCGAGGGCCGCGACGGGAACCGCCCCGAGGTCGTCCTCACCCAGGACACCGCCGGCGTCCCCGGCGCGTCGGAGGCCGGCGACCGCTTCGGCAGCGGCCTCGCCCTGGGCGACGTCGACGGCGACGGGTACGCCGACCTGGCCGTGGGCGCCGCGGGCGAGAACGGCGGGGCCGGCTCGGTCACCGTCCTGTACGGCTCGGCCTCGGGCCTCACCACGAAGGGCTCCGCGTCCTTCACCCAGAGCACCGCGGGCGTGCCCGGCACCTCGGAGCAGGGCGACCTCTTCGGCACCCGCGTCGTCCTCACCGACCACACCGGCGACCACCGCGCCGACCTGTCCCTGTCCGCGCCGGGCGAGAACTCCGGCGACGGCTCGGTCTGGTCCCTGCGCGGCACGGCGACCGGCCCCACGACCACGGGCGCGACCAGCTTCGGCCCGGCGGCGACGGGCGTGTCCACCACGGGCAGCCCGCGCTTCGGCACGGCCCTCGGCGGCTGA
- a CDS encoding FG-GAP-like repeat-containing protein, producing the protein MHQRPAHLALAAATAIALTGGLLTLSAPSAAAAPSGLAGDFNGDGYRDVAVGASSADVGSVPHAGAVVVLYGSSSGVSASRRTVVTQNSTGVPGTAEEGDRFGQSLAAGDLDGDGYSDLVVGAQYEAIGDRDGVGSVTVLWGGRSGLSGGAVLPQPSTLAEWGGYGSGAAVGDFDDDGDADVTVTGQDRTRLYRGPFTRTGAPVSHSSLPLGSTYEVIAGDLNRDGAAERVYPFNVDGDPGGEISYHRWTGTKFAETDLPAADGAQGTVGDVNGDGYGDLVLGEHEDPRAAKPGGHKGGQITVWYGGPTGPDPAQTPTVIHQDTAGVPGGGEAGDLFGSALSAGDVNGDGYADVAVGAFGEDLGTKKDTGTVTVLFGSASGLTGKGAKQYSQDTAGVPGSNETDDAFGQAVRLADLDKNGKAELVVGSGYENGYGAVTVLRGTASGPATSGATFLSARDVSLKGNASFAWAFAQ; encoded by the coding sequence ATGCACCAGCGCCCCGCGCACCTCGCCCTGGCCGCCGCCACCGCCATCGCCCTGACCGGCGGCCTGCTCACCCTGTCGGCGCCGTCGGCCGCCGCCGCCCCCTCCGGCCTGGCCGGCGACTTCAACGGCGACGGCTACCGCGACGTCGCCGTCGGCGCGTCGAGCGCCGACGTGGGCTCCGTGCCGCACGCCGGCGCCGTCGTCGTGCTGTACGGCTCGTCGTCCGGGGTGTCGGCGTCCCGCAGGACCGTCGTCACCCAGAACTCCACCGGCGTCCCCGGCACCGCCGAGGAGGGCGACCGCTTCGGCCAGAGCCTCGCCGCCGGCGACCTCGACGGCGACGGCTACTCGGACCTCGTCGTCGGCGCCCAGTACGAGGCCATCGGCGACCGCGACGGCGTCGGCTCGGTCACCGTCCTGTGGGGCGGCAGGTCCGGCCTGTCCGGCGGCGCCGTCCTGCCCCAGCCGTCGACCCTCGCCGAGTGGGGCGGCTACGGCTCCGGCGCTGCGGTCGGAGACTTCGACGACGACGGCGACGCGGACGTGACGGTCACCGGTCAGGACCGCACCCGCCTGTACCGGGGCCCCTTCACCCGCACCGGCGCCCCGGTGAGCCACAGCAGCCTCCCCCTCGGCTCCACGTACGAGGTGATCGCGGGCGACCTGAACCGCGACGGCGCCGCCGAACGCGTCTACCCCTTCAACGTCGACGGCGACCCCGGCGGCGAGATCAGCTACCACCGCTGGACCGGCACCAAGTTCGCGGAGACCGACCTGCCCGCGGCCGACGGCGCCCAGGGCACCGTCGGCGACGTCAACGGCGACGGCTACGGCGACCTGGTCCTCGGCGAGCACGAGGACCCCCGCGCCGCCAAGCCCGGCGGCCACAAGGGCGGCCAGATCACCGTCTGGTACGGCGGCCCCACCGGCCCCGACCCGGCGCAGACGCCCACCGTGATCCACCAGGACACGGCGGGCGTGCCCGGCGGCGGCGAGGCCGGCGACCTGTTCGGCTCCGCGCTGAGCGCGGGCGACGTCAACGGCGACGGCTATGCCGACGTCGCGGTCGGCGCCTTCGGCGAGGACCTGGGCACCAAGAAGGACACCGGCACGGTGACCGTCCTGTTCGGCTCGGCCTCCGGGCTGACCGGCAAGGGCGCCAAGCAGTACTCGCAGGACACCGCGGGCGTGCCCGGCAGCAACGAGACCGACGACGCCTTCGGCCAGGCGGTCCGCCTGGCCGACCTCGACAAGAACGGCAAGGCCGAACTCGTCGTCGGCTCCGGCTACGAGAACGGCTACGGCGCCGTCACCGTCCTGCGCGGCACCGCCTCCGGGCCGGCCACCTCCGGCGCCACGTTCCTGTCCGCCCGCGACGTCTCCCTCAAGGGCAACGCCTCCTTCGCCTGGGCCTTCGCCCAGTGA
- a CDS encoding FG-GAP repeat protein — MHKKTGTILAAATAAALTGGLLVAAAGPVAAAPGTDGDFDGDGHDDLVVGAPGEDLDGIKDAGMVSVIHGFEGGLSETGTQALEQGTPGVPGNSEENDGFGGEVLLSDVTGDGRADLTVGVPWENSANGYAVVFESDGSRIGTAGRGIGLTDAGLSSEGYPLFGFHVNG, encoded by the coding sequence ATGCACAAGAAGACCGGCACCATCCTGGCGGCCGCCACCGCGGCCGCGCTCACCGGCGGCCTGCTCGTCGCCGCGGCCGGCCCCGTGGCCGCCGCCCCGGGCACCGACGGCGACTTCGACGGCGACGGCCACGACGACCTGGTCGTCGGCGCGCCGGGCGAGGACCTGGACGGGATCAAGGACGCCGGCATGGTCTCCGTGATCCACGGCTTCGAGGGCGGCCTCTCCGAGACCGGTACCCAGGCCCTGGAGCAGGGCACCCCGGGCGTCCCCGGCAACAGCGAGGAGAACGACGGCTTCGGCGGCGAGGTCCTCCTCTCCGACGTCACCGGCGACGGCAGGGCCGACCTGACCGTCGGCGTGCCGTGGGAGAACTCCGCCAACGGCTACGCCGTCGTCTTCGAGTCCGACGGCTCGAGGATCGGCACCGCCGGCCGCGGGATCGGCCTGACCGACGCCGGCCTGTCCTCGGAGGGCTACCCGCTGTTCGGCTTCCACGTCAACGGCTGA